One stretch of Prunus persica cultivar Lovell chromosome G1, Prunus_persica_NCBIv2, whole genome shotgun sequence DNA includes these proteins:
- the LOC18778896 gene encoding uncharacterized protein LOC18778896 isoform X1, with product MAEEPKTWSSSSQPSSTSKSAEEILQKPQVPPLAGLPSFPNGDFQMLPIMYPLLVPGLNPLQDQEQMNRGAGIYAVPVHPFMGPVTGVSSNTLIPLTYNIPTTRASPEVGTVGEQQGQEGEQQQQQQQRQQQQPAHQRQVVVRRFQIAFQLDVLLIVKLAAVIFLFNQEGSRQRLVVLVIVASIVYLYCRYQTGSLTPLVRWLSQGMHRAAVPPHPPRPVARAGNVPPAARQGVDNAALADGQPGAENENQPADDGNQAVENENVPAADGANGGNRWWGIVKEIQMIVFGFITSLLPGFHNIE from the exons ATGGCCGAAGAACCCAAAACGTGGTCGTCCAGCTCGCAACCTTCTTCTACGTCTAAATCGGCCGAAGAAATTCTCCAGAAACCTCAG GTTCCACCACTTGCTGGGCTTCCATCTTTCCCAAATGGTGATTTTCAGATGTTACCAATCATGTACCCACTTCTTGTTCCTGGGTTAAATCCTTTACAAGATCAGGAGCAGATGAATCGTGGAGCAGGCATATATGCTGTTCCTGTTCACCCATTTATGGGGCCAGTTACAGGAGTTTCATCTAACACTCTGATTCCGCTTACCTACAACATACCCAC AACTAGAGCAAGTCCAGAGGTTGGCACTGTAGGGGAGCAGCAAGGCCAAGAGGgagaacaacaacaacagcagcagcaacgTCAACAGCAACAGCCTGCACATCAGAGACAAGTGGTTGTGAGGAGATTTCAAATTGCATTTCAGCTTGATGTGTTGCTTATTGTGAAGCTTGCGGCTGTAATATTTCTATTCAATCAAGAAGGGTCTAGACAAAGGCTTGTTGTCCTTGTGATTGTCGCTTCAATTGTCTACTT ATATTGCAGATATCAAACTGGCTCACTCACACCATTAGTACGATGGCTCTCTCAAGGCATGCATAGGGCAGCTGTGCCTCCTCATCCCCCAAGGCCTGTAGCCAGGGCCGGAAATGTTCCTCCTGCTGCAAGGCAGGGTGTTGACAATGCTGCTTTGGCAG ACGGACAGCCGGGAGCCGAGAATGAGAATCAGCCTGCAGATGATGGAAATCAGGCGGTTGAAAATGAGAATGTGCCAGCAGCTGATGGAGCCAATGGTGGTAACCGCTGGTGGGGAATTGTTAAAGAGATTCAGATGATTGTTTTCGGCTTCATCACTTCACTTCTCCCAGGTTTTCATAATATAGAGTAG
- the LOC18778896 gene encoding uncharacterized protein LOC18778896 isoform X2 produces MAEEPKTWSSSSQPSSTSKSAEEILQKPQVPPLAGLPSFPNGDFQMLPIMYPLLVPGLNPLQDQEQMNRGAGIYAVPVHPFMGPVTGVSSNTLIPLTYNIPTTRASPEVGTVGEQQGQEGEQQQQQQQRQQQQPAHQRQVVVRRFQIAFQLDVLLIVKLAAVIFLFNQEGSRQRLVVLVIVASIVYLYQTGSLTPLVRWLSQGMHRAAVPPHPPRPVARAGNVPPAARQGVDNAALADGQPGAENENQPADDGNQAVENENVPAADGANGGNRWWGIVKEIQMIVFGFITSLLPGFHNIE; encoded by the exons ATGGCCGAAGAACCCAAAACGTGGTCGTCCAGCTCGCAACCTTCTTCTACGTCTAAATCGGCCGAAGAAATTCTCCAGAAACCTCAG GTTCCACCACTTGCTGGGCTTCCATCTTTCCCAAATGGTGATTTTCAGATGTTACCAATCATGTACCCACTTCTTGTTCCTGGGTTAAATCCTTTACAAGATCAGGAGCAGATGAATCGTGGAGCAGGCATATATGCTGTTCCTGTTCACCCATTTATGGGGCCAGTTACAGGAGTTTCATCTAACACTCTGATTCCGCTTACCTACAACATACCCAC AACTAGAGCAAGTCCAGAGGTTGGCACTGTAGGGGAGCAGCAAGGCCAAGAGGgagaacaacaacaacagcagcagcaacgTCAACAGCAACAGCCTGCACATCAGAGACAAGTGGTTGTGAGGAGATTTCAAATTGCATTTCAGCTTGATGTGTTGCTTATTGTGAAGCTTGCGGCTGTAATATTTCTATTCAATCAAGAAGGGTCTAGACAAAGGCTTGTTGTCCTTGTGATTGTCGCTTCAATTGTCTACTT ATATCAAACTGGCTCACTCACACCATTAGTACGATGGCTCTCTCAAGGCATGCATAGGGCAGCTGTGCCTCCTCATCCCCCAAGGCCTGTAGCCAGGGCCGGAAATGTTCCTCCTGCTGCAAGGCAGGGTGTTGACAATGCTGCTTTGGCAG ACGGACAGCCGGGAGCCGAGAATGAGAATCAGCCTGCAGATGATGGAAATCAGGCGGTTGAAAATGAGAATGTGCCAGCAGCTGATGGAGCCAATGGTGGTAACCGCTGGTGGGGAATTGTTAAAGAGATTCAGATGATTGTTTTCGGCTTCATCACTTCACTTCTCCCAGGTTTTCATAATATAGAGTAG
- the LOC18780319 gene encoding uncharacterized protein LOC18780319 has translation MARLLTQTLQLRHSLLHRPRVPPSLTQAHRARSTRSGKAQLIEIDLDPSTSSSSSSSSPANDSEKLMLKKLDDIVQTILIQRATPDWLPFVPGSSFWVPPRLAPLKVTDLVGKLADQLTDEESLSVATDRGWPCSQFFVHGSGSTETREVDMEAEGSAEVEVEVEVKVLTESQKPSRCEDD, from the exons ATGGCCCGCCTCCTCACTCAAACTCTGCAACTGCGCCACTCTCTCCTGCACCGCCCTCGGGTCCCGCCCTCCCTGACCCAGGCCCATCGGGCCCGATCGACCCGATCCGGCAAGGCCCAGTTGATTGAGATCGACCTTGACCCGTCCAcctcgtcgtcgtcgtcgtcgtcatcgCCAGCGAATGATTCGGAGAAATTAATGCTAAAGAAGCTAGACGACATCGTTCAGACCATCCTCATCCAGAGGGCCACTCCCGATTGGCTCCCCTTCGTTCCCGGCTCCTCGTTCTGGGTCCCACCTCGACTCGCCCCTTTGAAAGTGACTGACTTGGTTGGCAAATTGGCTGACCAACTCACAGATGAAGAGTCCCTCTCTGTTGCCACTGATCGAGGATGGCCTTGCTCTCAATTCTTCGTTCATG GGAGTGGATCTACAGAAACAAGGGAGGTGGATATGGAGGCAGAAGGATCAGCAGAAGtagaggtggaggtggaggtaaAGGTTTTGACTGAGTCACAGAAGCCATCTCGCTGTGAGGATGATTAA